Proteins from a single region of Argopecten irradians isolate NY chromosome 7, Ai_NY, whole genome shotgun sequence:
- the LOC138327461 gene encoding prestin-like, producing the protein MDNMSVPTYHVVMDVDCTSHPIMVDPEKDPYVNIKQRLYRTSSFYKDFKQPDDEPATVMDKCKQEVSSMCACTKERRKKFLYKLFPFIKIYQKYNWKVDLPSDIIAGFTVGIMQLPQSMAYSMLADLPPVVGLYMSFFPVLIYFFFGTSRHISMGTVAVVSLMTGSVLSRLGPQYTESVPGSMWAANGTETFLGANFSSDLSTTTPGAPPPHLLSRHEIDMQRIAIVSSFCILVGIIQVIFGACRLGFVTTYMSDPLVSGFTTGAAVHVFTSQVKYIFGLSIPRFGNLFQIVFTYKAIFSKIHEVQLATVLTSAVCIVVIYIVKVQINQRFKDKLKIPLPIELLVVIAGTAVSHFAKFKTNYDMKVVGEIPAGLPDPILPTFTGMGEYFSDAVIVAIVAFAQSVSLAALMAKKHGYVIDSNQEFIAYGLGNIFGSFFSCYPFAASVSRSSVQDSAGGKSQMTSLFSAALVLVVILIIGPLFESLPNCVLSSIIVVALRSMFLQIFELKKLWKVSGFDCMIWIVTFLAVVILYVDLGLWIGLIFSFFTVVLRTQRAKAVTLQRISDVDIYADDKKYMKTRQNPGVRVISFNSPLYYANGDIFLRQVFTISGMKPQRVRKEIKRFGSVAEFRRNTARLQMTRKDANPSQSHGGMSNGTSDKDSNDNSATLVHHIVLDFSSVCFVDSVGCKVLNQLFNDYRSIGVKVFLACVSDDVWSVLKTTGFLEKYEKNVYMSVNDAVVVAISEGESHNEEETESSDSGPEEIESRPEDRLLAGQPR; encoded by the exons ATGGACAACATGTCGGTCCCTACGTATCACGTGGTCATGGACGTGGACTGCACAAGTCATCCAATCATGGTGGATCCTGAAAAAGACCCGTATGTGAACATCAAACAGAGGCTGTATCGCACTTCATCATTCTATAAAGACTTCAAACAACCCGATGATGAGCCTGCTACAGTGATGGACAAGTGCAAACAGGAAGTCTCTAGCATGTGCGCATGCACGAAAGAGAGACGAAAAAAGTTCTTATACAAACTTTTCCCTTTTATCAAGATTTACCAGAAATACAATTGGAAAGTCGATCTCCCGAGTGACATCATCGCTGGCTTCACTGTCGGAATAATGCAGCTTCCACAAA GTATGGCCTACTCTATGTTGGCAGACCTCCCTCCTGTGGTTGGCCTCTACATGTCTTTCTTCCCAGTCCTCATCTACTTCTTCTTCGGAACATCAAGGCATATATCAATGG GTACTGTTGCTGTGGTCAGTTTAATGACGGGGTCTGTCTTGTCCAGACTTGGACCTCAGTACACGGAGTCCGTACCAGGGAGTATGTGGGCAGCTAATGGGACAGAAACGTTCCTTGGTGCCAACTTCAGTTCGGATTTATCGACAACAACGCCGGGCGCCCCACCGCCACATCTACTGTCCAGACATGAAATCGACATGCAGAGGATAGCCATAGTATCGTCCTTCTGTATCCTTGTAGGAATAatacag GTTATATTCGGGGCGTGCCGACTAGGGTTTGTGACCACCTATATGTCGGATCCATTGGTCAGTGGCTTCACCACAGGGGCAGCTGTCCACGTTTTCACCAGTCAAGTCAAGTATATCTTCGGACTGAGCATTCCAAGATTTGGAAATCTCTTCCAAATAGTTTTT ACATATAAAGCCATATTCAGTAAGATTCATGAGGTACAACTTGCAACGGTTCTAACCTCAGCAGTCTGTATCGTGGTGATATATATAGTCAAAGTTCAAATTAACCAAAGATTCAAGGACAAACTGAAGATCCCTCTCCCCATAGAACTGTTAGTG GTTATTGCAGGGACGGCGGTATCACACTTTGCCAAATTTAAGACAAACTACGACATGAAAGTAGTAGGAGAGATTCCTGCTGG GTTACCTGACCCGATCCTACCCACGTTTACAGGTATGGGGGAATACTTCAGTGACGCTGTGATCGTGGCCATCGTCGCGTTCGCCCAGTCTGTATCATTGGCAGCTCTGATGGCCAAAAAACATGGTTACGTCATAGACTCTAACCAG GAGTTCATAGCTTATGGTTTAGGTAACATATTTGGTTCGTTTTTCTCCTGTTACCCGTTTGCTGCATCTGTTTCCCGAAGTTCTGTACAAGACTCGGCTGGGGGAAAATCTCAG ATGACGAGTTTATTTTCCGCGGCTCTGGTGCTAGTTGTTATTCTTATCATCGGACCTCTGTTTGAGTCCCTACCCAAT TGTGTATTGTCGTCAATCATCGTTGTGGCTTTGAGGAGTATGTTTCTACAGATATTTGAACTAAAAAAGCTGTGGAAAGTCTCCGGTTTCGACTGC ATGATCTGGATAGTGACCTTCCTGGCAGTAGTTATACTGTACGTAGATCTGGGGTTGTGGATCGGACTTATCTTCTCCTTCTTTACTGTTGTACTCCGCACACAAAG GGCTAAGGCCGTCACACTTCAGCGTATATCAGATGTTGATATTTATGCTGATGACAAGAAGTATATGAAG ACACGACAGAATCCCGGTGTCCGAGTTATTTCCTTTAACTCCCCTCTCTACTACGCCAATGGAGATATATTCCTCCGTCAAGTCTTCACAATTTCCGGAATGAAGCCACAAAGGGTGCGAAAGGAAATCAAACGGTTCGGCTCAGTAGCGGAATTTAGACGAAAT ACCGCCAGACTACAAATGACCCGTAAAGACGCTAACCCTAGCCAATCACATGGCGGAATGTCCAACGGCACGAGCGACAAGGACAGTAACGATAACTCTGCTACATTAGTACACCATATAGTACTGGACTTTTCTTCTGTGTGTTTTGTGGACTCTGTCGGGTGTAAAGTTCTTAATCAG CTTTTTAATGACTATAGGTCTATTGGTGTCAAAGTTTTCCTCGCCTGTGTCAGTG ATGATGTTTGGTCGGTATTGAAAACTACAGGATTTCTGGAGAAGTATGAGAAGAACGTCTACATGTCAGTAAACGACGCTGTGGTGGTGGCTATCTCCGAGGGAGAGAGCCACAATGAGGAG